One window of Methanogenium organophilum genomic DNA carries:
- a CDS encoding NosD domain-containing protein: protein MTNRYLHSRGALLSFLGIILILCIFTPATAATITVGPDGDYTGIQEAIDNATAGDTILVTAATYDEALDVTKSLTICGVNGTPAVGRADADASVLISANDVILENVRITTGARWDIFAGGDNLSLRDLNMTGHDPADSHDPVIIAYSVAGLSIDGCILDTSGAFGIQTTNVGDVVLCDSQIRTQNIAGETAGVGCNAAFNLDYLSFFGPVITNTTFVGGSIDVACQAEVHGVTILGNTVSDIEADGIVVSGDMKNGSPSKLTNVTVEGNCVRNSEANRFTNFVVEHCTNGRIEDNLVENSYGGNPGICLSTLDNFLIQGNAVRNATFNEKEGTTAMYLEVVTNSIVSGNTLTNVDPYGFRYAPGPNLLPNLTFDATNTCDGRPVRYYEAVDGISLDGEEIAMLVALSSSGIEVTDCTIANAGLGAGIYGCNGLSFSGNTFRKTNYGMMLISSSDTVIRDNTFNGSFWGMGFGDNMDTLITGNTFTGYMDTGLLFHCQSSDSVTISENRFEGSLSGEQAVAGSQASGHGLEIVNNTITGNTRGIFLSDVEKMTFRNNHITDYGVGLNLMGASENVFLNNTIISDEEYSVGIIINNALQIGGGPCWDNLFSNNYIESDEPLNVTYIVKPSVDSYEFGPIWGAEIVPDPGDSEDSCHNDWNVTKTTGTNIVGGPSLGGNYWATPDGTGWSQVTPDRGDGFCTEPFACDVNNTDYLPLHLYVDPTPVANFTLSPATGYAPLSVVFNDTSTGNITNWSWSFGDGTTSELQHPVHVYQTAGLYSVTLNVTGPAGQSELTRPDAISVHPYGDGDDDSRSAPAVATGTGSLYTNNRGLVLQELMVFAGDSTGELTIPSGSVALDGEGDALADVTIEPSALPSADGGSGFSFAGYAYTCGPDGATFSPAADLVFRFTEAEWAELMADGRPLVVTYYNEETGVYEPLLTTVDAVTRTVTASVTHFSSFALMYRSAAVEDTPVATSAPVPPSVTPTATSAATDVQSTVTPAGAATPEATPFPVAGCLCAVLVFAVCACALRRR from the coding sequence ATGACAAACAGATATCTGCACAGCAGGGGAGCCCTGCTCTCCTTCTTGGGAATTATCCTTATTCTCTGTATTTTCACTCCGGCGACGGCCGCGACGATCACGGTCGGTCCGGACGGTGACTATACGGGTATCCAGGAGGCAATCGACAACGCCACCGCAGGTGACACCATCCTGGTCACCGCGGCCACCTACGACGAGGCATTAGACGTCACCAAGTCCCTCACGATCTGCGGGGTGAACGGGACCCCTGCCGTCGGCAGGGCGGATGCAGATGCATCGGTCCTGATATCGGCGAATGACGTCATTCTTGAGAACGTACGGATCACCACCGGTGCACGGTGGGATATCTTTGCGGGGGGAGATAATCTCTCCCTTCGTGATCTGAATATGACCGGCCATGACCCGGCAGACTCGCACGACCCGGTCATCATCGCGTATAGTGTTGCCGGTCTCTCGATTGATGGGTGCATCCTCGATACGAGTGGTGCCTTTGGTATCCAGACGACCAATGTCGGTGACGTTGTTCTGTGTGACTCGCAGATCCGGACACAGAACATTGCAGGAGAGACGGCCGGTGTTGGATGTAATGCAGCGTTTAATCTGGACTACCTCTCCTTTTTTGGGCCTGTGATTACCAATACCACATTCGTTGGCGGGTCGATCGATGTTGCCTGTCAGGCGGAAGTTCACGGCGTCACCATACTGGGGAACACGGTCTCGGACATTGAAGCTGACGGGATCGTGGTTAGCGGTGACATGAAGAATGGCTCTCCCTCTAAGCTGACGAACGTGACCGTCGAGGGGAACTGCGTGAGAAACTCAGAGGCGAACCGCTTCACGAATTTCGTCGTAGAGCACTGCACAAACGGGCGTATCGAGGATAATCTGGTTGAAAACTCGTATGGAGGTAACCCGGGTATTTGTCTAAGCACGCTGGACAATTTCCTGATACAGGGAAATGCGGTGCGCAACGCAACCTTTAATGAAAAGGAGGGGACGACTGCGATGTACCTGGAGGTGGTCACGAATTCCATCGTTTCCGGCAACACCCTCACAAATGTGGACCCGTATGGCTTCCGGTATGCACCAGGACCAAATTTACTCCCGAACCTGACCTTTGATGCCACGAATACCTGTGACGGCAGGCCGGTGCGGTATTATGAAGCAGTGGACGGTATCTCCCTCGATGGCGAGGAGATTGCGATGCTCGTCGCGCTTAGTTCATCAGGTATAGAGGTAACAGACTGCACCATTGCAAACGCCGGACTCGGGGCCGGTATCTATGGGTGCAACGGTCTCTCCTTTTCGGGCAATACCTTCCGGAAGACAAACTACGGGATGATGCTCATCTCCTCGTCTGATACGGTCATCCGGGACAATACCTTCAACGGATCGTTCTGGGGGATGGGGTTCGGTGACAACATGGACACGCTTATCACCGGCAACACCTTCACCGGCTATATGGACACCGGGTTACTCTTCCATTGTCAGTCCTCGGATAGTGTCACGATCTCTGAGAACCGCTTTGAAGGCTCCCTGAGCGGGGAGCAGGCTGTGGCGGGAAGTCAGGCGTCCGGACATGGCCTCGAAATCGTGAACAACACCATAACGGGCAATACCCGGGGTATCTTTCTCTCAGACGTGGAAAAAATGACGTTCCGGAATAACCACATCACGGATTACGGGGTGGGGCTGAATCTGATGGGCGCGAGCGAAAACGTCTTCCTGAATAATACCATCATCAGCGACGAGGAGTATTCTGTTGGTATTATTATCAACAATGCCCTGCAGATCGGCGGGGGTCCCTGTTGGGACAACCTGTTCTCGAATAATTATATCGAAAGCGATGAACCCCTGAATGTCACCTACATCGTTAAGCCAAGTGTGGATTCCTATGAATTCGGGCCGATCTGGGGTGCGGAGATTGTTCCCGACCCTGGGGATTCGGAGGACAGTTGTCACAACGACTGGAACGTGACCAAAACGACCGGCACGAATATCGTCGGCGGCCCATCCCTGGGCGGCAACTACTGGGCCACACCGGACGGAACCGGGTGGTCGCAGGTGACGCCTGATCGTGGCGACGGGTTCTGCACCGAACCGTTTGCGTGTGACGTGAACAACACCGACTATCTGCCACTGCACCTCTATGTCGACCCGACACCGGTGGCGAATTTCACGCTCTCTCCCGCGACGGGCTACGCCCCCCTGAGCGTGGTATTCAATGATACGTCAACCGGGAATATCACGAACTGGTCCTGGTCGTTCGGGGACGGGACGACCTCTGAGCTGCAGCACCCGGTGCATGTCTACCAAACGGCGGGCCTCTATTCGGTGACGCTAAATGTGACAGGCCCTGCGGGACAGAGTGAGCTGACGCGTCCGGATGCGATCTCCGTCCATCCGTACGGGGACGGGGACGATGACAGCAGGTCTGCCCCGGCGGTGGCGACCGGCACCGGTTCGCTGTATACGAACAACCGGGGACTGGTGTTACAGGAGCTCATGGTCTTTGCGGGAGACAGTACGGGTGAACTGACGATCCCGTCCGGGTCTGTGGCGCTGGACGGTGAGGGAGATGCGCTCGCTGATGTGACGATTGAACCCTCAGCTCTGCCATCTGCAGATGGCGGGAGCGGCTTCTCGTTTGCCGGGTATGCTTATACCTGCGGCCCGGACGGGGCGACCTTCTCGCCTGCAGCTGATCTGGTCTTCCGTTTCACCGAGGCGGAGTGGGCAGAACTGATGGCAGACGGACGGCCCCTTGTGGTGACGTACTATAATGAAGAGACCGGTGTGTATGAGCCGCTCCTGACGACGGTCGATGCGGTAACACGCACGGTGACGGCCTCTGTTACGCACTTCAGTTCCTTTGCCCTGATGTACCGGTCAGCGGCGGTTGAGGATACGCCGGTTGCGACGTCTGCACCGGTGCCACCATCTGTGACGCCGACAGCGACTTCAGCGGCGACGGATGTGCAGAGCACTGTCACTCCGGCAGGGGCTGCAACACCTGAGGCCACACCCTTCCCGGTCGCGGGCTGTCTCTGTGCGGTGCTGGTCTTTGCGGTATGTGCCTGTGCCCTCCGGCGGCGGTAG